The Alnus glutinosa chromosome 3, dhAlnGlut1.1, whole genome shotgun sequence nucleotide sequence AATCAACTCCCTCGCCACAATGGCTCGGGCACGCGAGCTGTTTTTCTCGGTGGATCTGGTGTGAAAAGGGAGAGCGCTGGAACTGGAGTATTCTTGCCCCGCAGATACAACAGTGCTCCGGAATGTTGCAAGAAAACAGGTACACTTGAAATAGGCTTTGGGGGTCTTTCTGGCGTTTCAAATTTGTTTTATCTGGGCTGTTCGTGATGTTAATGtcgtctttttttcttttctttttttgcagcTTGTCCGACAGTCATCGTCCCGGCCAAGGTTGTTCAAGCTCTGAACTTGAATTTCGATGACATGGGCGGTCTCGCTCAGCCTCGCTTCAATTCTGGGTTTGCCACTGACCACGGTAGGCCAATTTTTTCGAGGTTGGCCCAAGTTTTCACATATCTAGTTAGTCTTCTGTTGTCTTAAACTCGGGGTTTTATATGTTGTATTTCACAGATGCTGTTGTGGCGCGGGCGAATGCGCTGTTGATGCAGCAAAGGCGAAGTTTACGGGCGGAGGGGGCATTAAATCATGAGATACGGCTGCCTCAAGAATGGACATATTGAGGCCTGAAATGAGTGCTGTGTTTGTTTTGTTGGACACAGAAAGTAGTATAGATTGTAGGAGTTTGTGATAGGATATGGTATTTTGGTTTTATCATAAGCAAGGAATTCGAGAATGGGAGTGTAGTTTTTGTTGCAATAAAAAGATCCAGATTTTTGAGGAGGTTGCCAGCTTTTTGTGAACTACAAAGCTTTAGGTGAAGAACAGAAGCAGAAGGAATAGCAGTGCCAGTGGGGAAGGGGGGGATTGGGGAAGATTTGTTTCAACTTCCCGGTAATAAGTGGTGGGTAATTTCTTTGGTGGGTTTGTGGGTGGCGAATGTGTAATTTTGAGGAGGTTTTTACTGTGGGTAAAATGAGGTTGTAGATGGGTTGTATCCACAAACCTCTTGTAATGATCGGTTAAAAGTTTAGTAATAAGAAAAAGCTCTTAGTTCTGTCCAACTCCTCTGCGGCTTGATTTCTTCCTTTTGTAGTTTGACTAGCTAGAAGTGTTATTCCAGTTTTGCCAGAACttaaattttagtaaatatTTTTAGTCCAGAAATTGGTGAGCTGTAAGCCAAATTCCACCGTAATTTACTAATTTCGAGCTTGCTGCGCAGCAATTCATGCTCAAGCAAGAAAGTATGCCCATGAATCATATGATTAGACGTAGACACCCATTAGGCCAGCGTTTGCCGTGAGAGGTgctaaattatttaatttttactatataaAATTTggcttattaatttatttttcgagaataatatacatattctctttaaattatcatttttcattagtAATGTgttattatcaattttttaattgagtCAGTATCTCTTTTAAATTgctaaaaaatatcaatgtttccttaaagctaacaaaaataaccttaaaaaagCTTTCAGAAGacgaatatatatttataaattcaaaaaagaaatttaaactaattttttttttaaaaaaaaaaaaaaaactgattttttgtttttttagacgagaaaaatataaatctaaGAAGGTGGCTCAAACTAAAAAttgtatataattaaattaagaaaaaaaagaagaacaaattttcaaaaagtgaaaagctttggtttttattttttatcatttttaattttatttataatagtttttataaagaatatttttatctttataagACATATTGACAATTGAATTGTAATTTAAAGAATGCAcgtatacttttatttttgttacgATTATTTACTAATACCTTAAACATTTTACTTATCTAATCCTTGCTTTTCTTTGCCGAAATGAGGAACAAAAAATTGCAATGGTGGAGAATGATTTCCCTCCAAAGTTAAAAGCAAGAGAAAGTTTCTTCAGCGTGAAGCATCGGTGATGGCCGGGGGATAATGGAGGGGAAATGGACGGTGATGGATGGATATATAGATGAAAGGGACGATGATATTTGCCGTACGGTTTTGGGTGATTTTAGGGTCCCTAGGATCGCCAAGTCTTGGGTCCCTTTCACAGATGACAGAACAGCTCCCCGTTTCGTTTCCCGCTTATTTATTAATCTTAAAAAAGTAACGGGGAGACAGCTTTGGTAGTTGTGATTCGGTGCTGTACAACGCAGTGCAACGTTGACTCAATCAACCCTCTTCTCTTTCCTAATGTCTTATCCAATGGTGCAAATCAAATATCTGTCTCCCAaattgatattatatatatatatatatgtctttccTGCAGTCTCACCATCACTCTCGTGCCAAGGGACAAGCATCTCTTATCTCTATTCTTTCCATTTCATCCACTTGGTCcagatttaaaattaaaaactgctaatattaatttcaaaaatcaagaaaaaagaaaaatagagaaaattatatttccATCGGCACACCTTCCCTATCAATCTCTCATTATTACCATCATTAGGGAAGGGAATGTGTCCGGCCAAAccgactttattttttattttttattttatattttattgtaagaGTGATAAGACCAATTTTTAAAGTTATCAAAGGAATGGCAAGCCACACCTAGTGACAATGGTAGTGACATTGTAGCAATGAGGATCGCTATGACGATGGTCAAAGTGAAAATAAAGACAAGATCACTattgaaaagaggaaaaaaaaattcaaattaaagttgtcaaaaaaaaatggcaGGCCACACCTTGTGACAATGGCCGTGGCATTGTAGCAATGAGGATAACAAGGATGGTGGTCACAATGAAAATAAGGGCAGATCGctattgaaaagaagaaaaaatttaaaattttttaacatgTTGTATGACGTGATAGAATTTGGACTCTTCATCTAAAATGAATGACAGAAATTAAAACTAGGCAATACAAGATCTCGACTCTTGTTGTCAATACTCGTTAAAAAGTTTGACATTCAAACTAACCCAAATTCAACGTGCGGAGACATTTTAGACAACTACTTTGAGctattttctatgtttttatgAAGCTATTCCCCTTGAGATGACATGCATTAGGTGTAGCATTATTTAGGTCAGTAGGTGTTTGAATTGGACATGACTTTCATTTTCAACTCTTtaactttaaaaacaaaacacaaattgGCCGGCATCACACTCACAGAGAGCATATGAGATTTGATGCCCCCATTATTCCTAGACTACTACTACTTTTGGGATTTGCCTTAAGGCgtttaaaaagtagttttagtAATAAAAAGCTGTGTCAAAGTAAGGGtgtgtttgaaattgcgattttatagataataagtgcgattttaaaccaaattctAAAACATAAATCGCttggaaattgtgtttttaaaaattgcgatttgaaaacgtagaaaatttattttttcaaatcgctgGTAAGAtggtcatttttcaaaaacgtAAAATtctaaaggctaatttgcgattttaaaggctaaactgcaattttgctaaacgcttaactgtgtttataaaaatcaaattttcaaatcgcacattttaaaatcgcaaacctaaacgGACCCTAAAATAGTTGGTTTagtaaaatatttctaaaaaaaaaaaaacacttattaGACTtatttgttgatgtgatattatcaatcaattattaaattaaccCTTATttcacaaaaagaaagagaaaagaaagaaagaaagatccaAGACTAATTGACAATGACACATAATCAAAGTGAAATAAAAGTGTGACATATAATATttatcatttatatttattaaaaaggataaaaataaGTGACGTGCATAACTTTAGACGATGATCTTGTTATTAAGCAACAAAAATTTAGACGGTTTAAGTGAAAGATTGCGCGCCTATTTATATGAGATGtgctatacatttttttttcatgtccTTCTCTTATCTtcctattttaaaaattactattgaatttgtgtgGCTCACATAAAAGAACCACATAAATTCTACGGATCAAACGGTGATTCTACAAAATGGGAGAATGAGACATGGacgtataaaaaaataaatcatttctcttttggttTTTAGTTTCAGGCTTTTCCAACTGGATGTCGAAACAGTGGAAGTACATATGACATTGTGAAACCAGTGGAGGTGGTTGAAGAGAATTATTTTGCCTTTTAAAGTTGATCATTGTTCTCTTAATGGGGTGAAGTTGTGGTATGAAACAAGGGAGCAGACTCCCCTCTgctttttattaacttaaactaTTGATATTAAAAGagattgcttttgttttttattctttgattataatttagggtttaggattactGTTCATTAGTTGATTAAGAGTTTGAAATCTATTTTATTGATATAATGGTGTAtatattgacacatcattttaaaatttgcaaaacGTAACGCTTTATACACCGTTAATCATTTCTATTTCTCAGTTGGCTACATCTTCTGGTTGTGGGAATTTATTTTTGGAGGGAGATGCTTTACTTGTTATTCTTGCTATTAACAatcattctcttttttcttcttggtcttttGCTAATTGCATTTCATATATTAGTTTAGTTTTATCTTCCTTTCATAATTGGAATGCTTTGAAAGTGTCTCGTAGTGCCAATTTTCGGGTACATTGTTTAGTTAAGGGAGCCGCTTCCAATCATGTTTTTGGAAATATTCCCATAGGATCTCCTATCTTCTCTTCTATTATGATAAGAAGTGGAAAAGATCCAACCTTGTAACCCTTTTCCcatattcaattagaaaaaaaaaaaaaaaaaaaaaaccaaaaaggtCAAGGTCAAGGACTCAAGCTTGTTTGTTTTAAAGCCTTTGACTTAACGAAAGCCCCTATTGTTAGGGCGTTGATCCATTTCCATCCCTAGTTGGGTCACCAAAAATAGACTGATTGTTTCATTGTCAAGCATTTTCGATGAAAATGGCACTACTCAATGTCATTTTCAAccgatcataaaacacaaaacatacctttaaaaaaataaaataaaataaacattatcAAACACGCCCACAATATTTCCTACCTTCAATATACggtcaattttctttttcttctacaaaataaaatcattaacaaCAATCAAGACataaaatactcttaaaaacaTAAGAACAAGTTTCATTTTTACGtcacattaaaatatttattcaaaacCTTTTGTGACGGACTCTAGAAGAAAACTTTGTGGGATCATTGTTGTAATatctttgtttttctcttagAGCAACGCACCGTTGGGTTGTAGAAAATGGAAGAGCTTATCTAGTAGTGAAGAAAGTTGAAACCGATGATTTTGTGAGAAAATTGGTTTGGAAGCAAAGTAATAGAATATGCGTGGAATAGGAGCTGGAGGAGTTGTCAGCACGACAGCACGTGATGGGAAAAGTGACCTTGAGATTGAGATTGAGATCGAAGAAACACACGACAGCATCAGTTTGGTTGGGGCTGATACTTTCTTGATTTCAGGCCCATATCTAGCCGTCAATCACGTTCTCTTGGGTCCCCGTCGGAGTTGCTTCTCTTTCTAAATTATGTACGTGCTCCCGGCCGATTTTCCACCCGAATTTTACTTTGCGTTTTTGGTACGGATTAAATACACATTTCGTtattgagttttgaaaattttattttttaatttttgagttttaattcgCATTAAAGACGATATttcagttttaaaaaaaatcactaaattaGTACCTTagtcaaaattttcatttaaaaactaATGATtcgtcacgtgtcaacctcttAACTTGACACGTagtactatataaaaaaattaaaaattaaaaaataataaaattaaaaaattgaaaaaacaaaaaaaaaacaagggggtggctcctTGGCCACCATGCAGGTGGTCGAACAACCCAAAATCgatcttgaatttttattttttgtcaatggggtggtttgaccaccccaGACAGGCCAAgaagggtggctgagccacccccttgttttttatttaatttttaattaatttttaaatattttttattttttactttttgtaaatagtgccacgtgtcaacctcagatgTTGACACGGGGCAGACCGTtaattttttgacagaaaacttaactgaggtattaatttggtcttttcttaaaattgaggtaccatctgtgatgcaaattgaaactcagggactaaaaaataaagttgtcaaaactcaaggaccaaaaatgtgtttaaccctTTTGGTGCACCGATTTTCTCGATTTTGCTTTGCCTATAATTGTAGGGTTTGGATTAAGAGAAATGCCCTCTGCACAACAGTTATGCACAATTGTAAACACATGTGATGTGACTCATGTGATTGGACCTATTCACATGGGCTCTACCTAATGTGTCTACAGTTGtacacaactgttgtgcaaatatcacTCCTCTCTTGCTTATAGTATAGCTATTGTTTGAGGTCAACTATACCCACATTAAATCAAGGAAACAAAACTCTCCTACTTGTTTACATGAGTCTAACGTGAAATTGTCACACTAATCTGTAGTAAAAGTTACATTTTCTTAACGACACTcttcaatcaaattttttttttttttttttgcttttttcatatttcattCTGATTGTGCATGTGATCAACCATCATTTCCCAtcattctgtttttgtttttttttttttaaatgaattaatccAAAGGATGATTAATACTATACCACGCCAAATAGCGGTAGGATAGAAGTCAAGTTTCATTTTTTCTGGCATTAGTCTTGTATTAtatttagagtaatgttatacaccCTTCGTTATCCGCAACACTAACATGACATTGCCGATCTACATTGATTTTCATAAATCAACGATTGTTAATGGTGAATTAACAATGCCATGTCAATGTAATAAGATAATCTTCAATTTATTTGAGGCAATCCGATAAAACCAAGCAAAAAGGGCCACTCAATCATCCATGTTGGTGCCGTCTATATATGATACTAGCCATTGTGATGGCGTGCTCGTAGTAATCATGTTGGTGGCTTTGTCTACTGTAAATAATGATGTTAATGATGGATCTATGGGAGCAATTGTTTCCGGTTTtgcttatttctttctttttagtctTAATGATATGATTAATTCAACAAGAACAAATTATAGGATGTCTAGATTCGATACTTAAAGTGAAGGGTTAAAAACAATGTCAAAGCTTACATGAAACGAACCTCTGTTTTTTAAATTGGACCACCTTATTTGACGCTTCCTCCCAAACTAGTTAGCCCGAAACCTAGAACTCTGTGTGGGCTCATGATGATTTAGGCCCAATAATTTTGCTACTGAGCTAACCTGCCCAGTGCACAATTGCTAGCATTTCTTTATGGCCAGCCCAGCATTCACCTGGAAATTCATCAAGGTCAGGAGGCTAGACCTGCTTAGCTGGGcttcaagaatatatatattttttgggaaaaatatatattagccctccaaactaccaccctttctcttGGTGGCACCTTgaactaccaacacttgcacttcgacccccaaactaccactttctgattttttggctccatccgtctatttatactGTTAATTCTAAGAGAATTTAGCctaaccgtgagaatttcaaagtgtaggaagggtatttttgaaattctgtttaaaattgacggcataaatggacggatggggccaaaaaataagaaagaatcTAAGCATTTGTAGTTTGGGGGACCATCTGGAGAAAaggtgatagtttggggggctaatatatatttttcccatatttttttttacaattttcctTTCAGATTCAGGCCATGTTTTTTAGTTCAACATTTGGCTATGTTCGGATTTGCTTTTGGTAAAATTGTGCTTtcatatttaaaattgaaatttattagcttttaaatttaaagacGCATTCCTTGTCTGcagttaaaaaatacaatttattatttattatatttttatatttttaaatcataattttttaaatataccTTCAAACAATACACTCtttagaattttatttaaaaatcacactttttaacATGCAAAATTGCTATTTCGCAACTTTCTTAGACCAAACGTAATCataaggtctttttttttttttttggaattggaattgtaattgtaatttgaaTCTTCGCTAAGCTCCACTTTAGagttatataataaaaacaaagaaaaagaaaaactgaacTTTTTATTACTACGTAAAATCATTACTTCAGCAACATTTATAAATCTATTAAATCCCACAATCCAAATAGAAATTCAAACTCCATGAAACGCACAACACTTCCACAACCATATATACCATCAAACCCAACTCCTTCATACTGAAGAGTTGAGCCTTCAGGCAGAGATCTCAACCGCCTTAACATGAGGCTtcttctcctccacctccaccttGGGCACGGTCACAGTGAGCACTCCACTCTCCATGGAGGCGCTGACCCGGTCCACCCTCGCGTTCTCAGGCAGCCTGAACCGCCTCAAGAACTTGCCGCTGCTCCTCTCAACCCTGTGCCATGTGtccttcttctcctcctcctctttgTTCCTCTCCCCGCTTATCTGAAGCACCCGACCCTCCTCTATCTCCACCTTCACCTCCTCTTTTCTCAGCCCCGGAAGGTCGGCCTTGAAAACGTGCGCTTCTGGAGTCTCCTTCCAGTCAATGCGGGTGTTGGCGAACGCCGCCGTTTCAGCTGCGAACTCAGAGCGCGGGGCCGAGAGGGCCGTGCTTGTCGGAAAGGGAAAGTCCAGGAATGGGTCCCAGATGTCAGACGAGAATGGGTCGAAGAGGTTGGTTCTTCGGCCAAAGAATCCGCTCGGAATGAGAGACATTTTTGTTTGTTGGATTTCGTGAGCTTCgctgtgtttgtttgtttgcttgctTGCGTTTTTGCAGGGTTTAATGAGGGACGTATTTATAGCCGAAAGGAATGGGGTCTTCGACTCTTCTGGTAAGTTCGGTTGATGGTTGAGGAGGACGGAGAAGTTTCTGGTAAAGAGAAGAGTCGTCCAGAAAATTGATAAAGGCAGCTCAATGGGCGATCTCTCTCGAAATTGAAGTATGAAGCCTGTCACTAATTATGGGTGGGCCGAACCATCGGGTCAGCCCACGAAAGTCTGACTTCAATAAAAAATTCCATGCTATATCTAAAGAAGGAAGAATTGTACTAAAGATTCATGTGGTTgacttaaattattaattgcTTCATgtgatattaaaattaatttaaagatCCATGTAGTTAGCCTAATTTATAAATCTCTCTTTGTAGTAAAATTAAGTTAAAATTTTCGACAGATTGTGCAATTTTTCCTATaaacaaaaatgttttttaaggaaatttgaaaaagtatttatATCCTCTATTTCACAAACaataatgtttttcttttgaaatattataaaatagatgaaagtttctaaaaattaaaatatgtattaatttattttctatattacctttaaatttgacttaaaatttatatattttcatatttggattgatattttttaaacttcaaaTTTATCGATCCCAAGACATTTTAAGaagattctttttatttatttttcttaaagtgaatgtcgtatatatatatatatatttgtttattgctaaatagaagaatttttttttattttttttaagtattcaTCGCACCATCTTCCTCCTCAACCCCGTAGTGGAACaagtgaaagaaaagaagagatgaGGATGGGTGATAATCTATTAATGAGAAGCAATATTTGTGCTATTGGTAGACTTAATACCACTTACAACTCAAAACATTTGCGTTCAATGAGATATTTGTTGCCAAATGGTATTTGCATATATTGAgatactctaattttttttttatgaaataatatgATAATTTATGTGAcatttaaaataagaataagtaCTATTGGATTGGAAAAACACAATCTATTcctcatattttaaaaataaatagttattcttttaaTGTGAATAACTATTTTAAAGAGATTTGGTTTAAGTGCCGTAAAAATTATAACATACAGCTGTAATTTTGTTTACAACACGTAAATCAAATCCATTCTAAAGAATTATGAGCAACTAAAGAAAGGAGCGgatattttataagaatagTTAGCTCGTTTTAAGAGTCTATTTTGTATACTAAATGTGTACGGACTACATCtactattaaataattaaatttactcactaaattttattgtttatagtTTTTTACTATTAAGatactggattttttttttaaaaaattataacaaaagtTGTGAAACATTTTCCTCTGCCACCTGTGGGCTCATTAAGTATGAAAGTTAGGTGGGCCATTTGACTGTGAGGGCCCAAAGGAGCATGGACTAGAGGCTGAACAATTCAAAATCGTGGCCCCTATTCGATTCCTTAATCTCACTCGTCTGAGTCAAGGTATGCCCAATTTCCCTCGAGATCAACATCTTTTGTCTTTCATGCAGTTCTGCACATCTTTATGCACAGTCTTTCATGCAGTTCTATACATCTTTTGTCTCCGGGAGATGGACCGAATAGCATCTCTGAAAAatcaaatacttttttaaaaaaaaataaaaaaaaatttgtcggtttaataaattaaataataataaaaaaaaattacacaattgATATTTaggattggcctaaattacaaatcactcattatGGTACTGAAAGTTCACGAAGGGTtcttgtagtaaactataattatgaatcactttTTAAACCCATTTTTCGTCTTCCAAGTAAACAGATTTCATTAGTTTGCAACATCATACCTAATAAAAAATCGACACGTATtcattataataaaatataaataaataaaacttaaaaattattattattattttttaaatagaaaatagtgaATGGTTGGCTACTAGTTTTGGGGTGgcccgtatatatatatataatattttattgtaatggatACGTGTCCATTTCctattgggtatgacgtggcaaactaacagattctgttaacttGATGGACGAAAAACGAGTTCaggaagtgattcgtaattatagtttactacaagaaccttctatgaactttttgtacaacatagaataatttataatttaggcccaTAAAGATCAATAGTGcaattatctattaaaaaaaaaaattaactcaatTTAGAGCAAAAGCACAATTGATAAAACAAATTAAGGCTGCCTTATCTTGCACTTTTTGCATAATATTGTtgcttttataaataatttgtgCTCTCAAGTCTCAACTAAGAGGTCTTTGCGTATGAAGAAAAGAAACGTTATGGAGAAGAAGATAGGCACAGAAATGGAGCAGAGGAAAGGCCGCAGATTAGTACTGTTTCCACTGCCACTACAAGGCCATATAAACCCCATGCTTCAGCTTGCAGACATCCTCCACTCCAAAGGCTTCTCCATCACCATCATCCACACGAACTTCAACTCTCCCAACCCTTCTCATTACCCCAATTTCACCTTCCACTCCATCCCTGATGGCTTATCAGAATCTGAAGCCTCTGCATCAGATCCTGTGCTTCTTCTCAAACTCCTCAACGCCAAATGTTTAGAGCCTTTCCGGGACTGCTTAGTTAAGCTCTTATCCGATGTCTCGGAGGAGCCTATTTCTTGTTTAATCTCAGATGCTATCTTTTACTTCACACGAGCTGTAGCTGACAGCCTTAAGCTCCCGAGGATTGTTTTAAGGACTGGTGGTGTTTCCTCCTTTGTTATTTTTGCTGCATTTCCACTTCTCAGGGAAAGGGGATACCTCCCCATACAAGGTATGTTTAgctatttctctcattttcagattcaccattgaatttgtataGAGATGTGTATAAGATGTACGAGTATCATTTACCATATGCATTTCCACTTCTCATGGCTTAATTATATATGGTATTTATTTGAAATCAGATTCTCAATTAGAAAAGCCTGTGGAAGAGCTTCCACCTCTCAAAGTGAAAGACCTTCCAGTGGTCAATGCCGATGACCCTGAGGCATTTTATGAAGTTGTAGCTGGGCTGGTCAATGAAACGAAAGCTTCTTCAGGTGTCATTTGGAACTCCTATGAAGAC carries:
- the LOC133863999 gene encoding 17.8 kDa class I heat shock protein-like, which translates into the protein MSLIPSGFFGRRTNLFDPFSSDIWDPFLDFPFPTSTALSAPRSEFAAETAAFANTRIDWKETPEAHVFKADLPGLRKEEVKVEIEEGRVLQISGERNKEEEEKKDTWHRVERSSGKFLRRFRLPENARVDRVSASMESGVLTVTVPKVEVEEKKPHVKAVEISA